One genomic window of Quercus robur chromosome 6, dhQueRobu3.1, whole genome shotgun sequence includes the following:
- the LOC126688803 gene encoding rRNA-processing protein fcf2 encodes MPENKPVIGLSWEPKLPNLSSRTHNGSESKSQNQGETSALWRPNSELVDGLFVPPNDPRKLNKFKKKQLKDTAGKGWFDMPAQTITPEIEKDLRLLKLRSAIDPKRHYKKGDSKSKTLPKYFQIGTVVESASDFFTGRLKNKERKGTIAAELLSDRTLADYRKRKVREIEEKNQPGGNEKWKIKGRQSLKRAKQRRH; translated from the exons ATGCCAGAGAACAAACCAGTGATTGGTCTTTCATGGGAACCAAAGCTGCCAAATTTGTCATCAAGAACCCATAATGGGTCTGAGAGCAAATCTCAGAATCAGGGTGAAACCAGTGCACTTTGGAGACCCAATTCAGAGCTTGTTGATGGGCTTTTTGTCCCCCCGAATGACCCCAGAAAGTTAaacaaattcaagaaaaagCAGCTCAAAGATACTGCTGGAAAAGGCTG GTTTGACATGCCTGCACAAACCATCACCCCGGAGATTGAAAAAGATTTGCGATTACTGAAG TTGAGAAGTGCCATTGATCCAAAGAGGCACTACAAGAAGGGtgattcaaaatccaaaacgTTGCCCAAGTATTTCCAG ATCGGGACAGTGGTAGAGTCGGCCTCAGACTTCTTCACTGGTAGACTAAAAAATAAGGAGAGGAAGGGAACAATTGCAGCTGAGTTGCTATCTGACCGTACCCTTGCTGACTACAG GAAGCGCAAGGTTCGAGAGATAGAAGAAAAGAATCAACCAGGGGGAAATGAGAAATGGAAGATAAAGGGTCGGCAGTCACTGAAGCGTGCAAAGCAAAGAAGGCACTGA
- the LOC126688802 gene encoding uncharacterized protein LOC126688802, with protein sequence MARIRSCGIVDPGWEHGIAQDEKKKKVKCNYCGKIVSGGIYRLKQHLARVSGEVTYCDKAPDEVYLRMKENLEGCRSNKKARQSEDEGQVFLNFHSNDDEEEVNVGYRSKGKQLMVVRTSPVNSTPLRSLGYVDPGWEHGVAQDERKKKVKCNYCEKIVSGGINRFKQHLARIPGEVAPCKHAPEEVYLMIKENMKWHRTGRRHRRPDTGELSAFFMLTDNENEEEEKEQAVLHHFSKESLIEGDKRMGKDLTKAVKGMSPSTCSEPSFKRSRLDSLFLKKPKTQKQQSHKQAKVNTASNKKSANEVISAICKFFYYAGVPLQAADSIYFHKMLELVGRYGQGLVCPQSQLISGRFLQEEITTVKNYLVECKASLTITGCSIMADTWRDTQGRTLINFLVSCPQSVYFVSSVDATDVIEDASNLFKLLDKVVEETGEDNVVQVITENTPSYKAAGKMLEEKRRKLFWTPCGTYCFDRMLEDFLKIRSVGECMEKGQRITKFIYNQIWLLNLMKNEFTEGQELLRLSITKCASSFSTLQSLRDHKISLRKMFLSNKWISSRLSKSGLGKDVENIVLNPAFWKKVQYVLKSVDPIMQVLQKIDNGESLSMPSIYNDMYRAKLAIKSIHGDDARKYEPFWNVIDHHWSSLFYHPLCMAAYFLNPSYRYRTDFMAHSEVVRGLNECIVRLESDNMRRISASMQISDYITAKADFGTELAISTRTELDPAAWWQQHGISCFELQRIAVRILSQTCSSFGCEHNWSIFDQIYSQRHNRLAQKRLNDLIYVHYNLRLREHQLRKKSDEISLDSALIERLLGDWIVEAEKQALQDDEEIIYSGMKQDSYDNDLVDYQDGTAEARKGSLELVSLTDVESLDAIPADAGAATDDEADINFFDDDLSD encoded by the exons ATGGCCCGAATTCGCTCCTGTGGAATTGTTGACCCTGGATGGGAGCATGGCATTGctcaagatgagaagaagaagaaggttaaATGTAATTACTGTGGGAAAATAGTTAGTGGTGGAATATACAGGTTAAAGCAACATTTAGCTCGAGTTTCTGGAGAAGTAACTTATTGTGACAAGGCTCCGGATGAAGTATAtttgagaatgaaagaaaaCTTGGAAGGATGTCGTTCCAATAAGAAAGCAAGACAGTCTGAAGATGAGGGACaggtttttttgaattttcactccaacgatgatgaagaagaagtgAATGTTGGGTATAGAAGCAAAGGAAAGCAGTTGATGGTTGTTCGGACTTCGCCTGTGAACTCAACTCCTCTTCGTTCACTGGGGTATGTTGACCCTGGGTGGGAACATGGTGTTGCTCaggatgagaggaaaaaaaaagtaaaatgcaATTATTGTGAGAAAATAGTTAGTGGGGGTATTAATCGTTTTAAACAACATCTAGCTAGAATTCCTGGGGAAGTAGCACCTTGTAAACATGCTCCTGAGGAAGTTTATCTCATGATAAAAGAGAATATGAAATGGCACCGTACTGGTAGAAGACACAGACGACCTGATACTGGTGAATTATCAGCTTTCTTTATGCTGACAGACAATGAaaatgaagaggaagaaaaagagcAGGCTGTTCTGCATCATTTCAGCAAAGAAAGTCTGATCGAAGGCGATAAAAGAATGGGAAAAGATCTGACAAAGGCAGTCAAAGGGATGTCTCCCAGTACTTGTTCTGAACCATCATTTAAAAGATCAAGATTGGattctctttttttgaaaaaaccaaAGACTCAGAAACAACAATCTCACAAACAAGCAAAAGTAAATACAGCATCCAATAAAAAATCCGCTAATGAAGTTATATCTGcaatttgcaaatttttttactatgcAGGAGTTCCTTTACAAGCAGCAGACTCCATATACTTCCATAAGATGCTAGAGTTGGTTGGTCGATATGGACAGGGTTTGGTATGCCCTCAGAGCCAACTGATATCTGGCCGGTTTCTACAGGAGGAAATTACAACAGTTAAAAACTACCTAGTTGAGTGTAAGGCGTCCTTGACAATCACCGGTTGTTCTATAATGGCAGACACTTGGAGAGATACACAGGGTAGAACATTAATTAACTTTTTGGTGTCTTGCCCCCAAAGcgtttattttgtttcttcagTTGATGCCACTGATGTAATAGAAGATGCTTCTAATTTGTTTAAGCTGTTGGACAAAGTGGTGGAAGAGACTGGTGAGGACAATGTAGTTCAG GTAATCACAGAGAATACTCCCAGTTATAAAGCTGCTGGTAAGATGCTtgaagagaaaagaaggaagTTATTCTGGACTCCATGTGGCACCTATTGTTTTGATCGGATGCTTGAAGACTTTTTGAAGATAAGAAGTGTAGGGGAATGCATGGAGAAGGGACAACGAATTACAAAGTTCATTTACAACCAAATTTGGTTGTTAAATCTTATGAAGAATGAATTTACCGAGGGACAGGAACTTCTGAGGCTGTCTATTACTAAGTGTGCCTCTAGCTTTTCCACTCTGCAAAGCTTGCGGGACCACAAGATTAGTCTGAGAAAAATGTTTCTATCAAACAAATGGATTTCCTCTCGGCTGTCCAAATCAGGCCTGGgaaaagatgttgaaaatattgttttaaaCCCTGCATTTTGGAAGAAGGTGCAGTATGTTTTGAAATCGGTGGACCCAATAATGCAGGTGCTTCAAAAGATTGACAATGGTGAAAGCTTGTCAATGCCATCTATATATAATGATATGTACAGAGCAAAGCTTGCAATTAAATCCATCCACGGTGATGATGCACGTAAATATGAACCATTCTGGAATGTAATAGACCATCACTGGAGTTCACTTTTCTACCACCCTCTGTGTATGGCTGCTTACTTCTTAAATCCATCGTACAGATATCGTACTGATTTTATGGCG CATTCAGAGGTGGTGCGTGGACTTAACGAATGCATAGTTAGGCTGGAATCAGACAATATGAGAAGGATTTCTGCATCTATGCAG ATTTCTGATTATATTACTGCAAAAGCTGATTTTGGAACTGAATTGGCAATCAGTACAAGAACAGAGCTTGATCCAG CTGCATGGTGGCAACAACATGGGATAAGTTGCTTTGAGCTGCAACGAATAGCTGTACGCATATTAAGTCAGACATGCTCATCTTTTGGGTGTGAGCATAACTGGAGCATATTTGATCAGATATACAGCCAAAGGCACAATCGTTTAGCCCAGAAAAGACTGAATGATCTTATCTATGTTCACTACAACTTGCGGCTTAGAGAACACCAATTAAGGAAAAAGTCGGATGAAATCTCTCTTGACAGTGCTCTCATAGAACGTTTACTAGGTGACTGGATAGTAGAAGCAGAGAAACAAGCCTTGCAAGATGATGAG GAAATCATTTACAGTGGGATGAAACAAGATTCATATGATAATGATTTGGTTGATTATCAAGATGGAACTGCAGAGGCTAGGAAGGGATCCCTTGAGCTGGTTTCTTTGACTGATGTAGAATCATTGGATGCTATTCCTGCCGATGCTGGTGCTGCCACTGACGATGAAGCtgacataaatttttttgatgatgatttgaGTGATTAG
- the LOC126690208 gene encoding desiccation-related protein PCC13-62-like, with protein MTLTITCTATITTFLISLIFLPKFYSSEDSIDNDYSSIPKSDVDLLEFPLNLEFLEAEFFLHSSLGYGLDEFAPNLTKGGPSPIGAKRANLDPFTQDIIKQFAFQEVGHLRAIQKTVKGFPRPLLDLSVASFAKVVDRAFGRPLAPPFDPYASGLNLLLASYLIPYVGLTGYVGANPKLRAPASKRLVAGLLAVESGQDAIIRALLYERVMMKVPPYGITVAEFTDRFSKLRNNLGHAGFKDEGLVVPLVEGAEGKITGNLLVGDNDSIAFERTPEEVLRIVYGGGNEHKPGGFYPKGANGRIAKSHLHSMPTA; from the exons ATGACACTAACTATTACTTGCACAGCCACCATCACCACTTTTCTAATCTCTCTCATTTTCCTTCCCAAATTTTATTCTTCTGAAGACAGCATAGACAATGACTATTCATCAATCCCAAAATCAGACGTGGATCTTTTGGAATTTCCTCTAAATTTAGAGTTCCTAGAAGCTGAATTCTTTTTGCACAGCTCTTTGGGTTATGGCTTAGATGAATTTGCTCCAAATCTGACCAAGGGAGGTCCATCACCTATAGGTGCTAAAAGGGCAAATCTGGATCCTTTTACTCAGGATATTATCAAGCAATTTGCTTTCCAAGAAGTTGGACACTTGAG GGCCATTCAAAAAACAGTTAAAGGATTTCCACGACCATTATTGGATTTAAGTGTAGCATCATTTGCAAAAGTGGTTGATCGTGCATTTGGGCGACCATTGGCTCCACCTTTTGATCCTTATGCTAGTGGACTTAACTTACTCCTTGCATCTTATCTTATTCCTTATGTTGGACTCACAGGCTATGTTGGAGCAAATCCAAAACTCCGAGCCCCTGCTTCCAAAAGG CTTGTTGCAGGCCTTTTAGCTGTGGAATCAGGCCAAGATGCAATCATTCGAGCCTTATTATATGAGCGAGTAATGATGAAAGTGCCACCATATGGAATAACAGTGGCAGAGTTTACTGATCGCTTTTCAAAACTAAGGAATAATCTTGGACATGCAGGCTTCAAAGATGAAGGCCTTGTGGTTCCCCTTGTTGAAGGCGCTGAAGGAAAGATCACAGGGAACTTGCTTGTTGGAGATAATGACTCCATTGCATTTGAAAGGACCCCAGAAGAGGTATTGAGGATTGTGTATGGTGGAGGAAATGAGCATAAACCTGGTGGGTTCTATCCAAAAGGAGCTAATGGTCGCATTGCCAAATCTCATTTACATTCTATGCCTACAGCTTGA